From one Diachasmimorpha longicaudata isolate KC_UGA_2023 chromosome 8, iyDiaLong2, whole genome shotgun sequence genomic stretch:
- the LOC135165387 gene encoding paramyosin, short form-like: MSGDVPPSQMPLDTKWKHVPTTVYDQNYGFGINYYQPMIDYIDQKEQKIVKNPQLPELPWSDGRFLWEKKRILPYSTEELRRYAFGAEEQAKEHLSHFKIAKRSDFSLKKAVEATHVARDIESGVEAAVKIREQTIPLDASMADLSVQAVRNFQRIKHVQEALDHAKSLRGKSAKAIEYELKTESMKNLSNTTEISDIRKYQRQTMQALWDERDHVRMMEDRSRLLQEEDARLTQPLDELQHDLKALEIKSSTYFIDKR; this comes from the exons atgtccGGAGATGTGCCGCCCTCTCAAATGCCTTTGGATACAAAATGGAAACACGTTCCAACGACAGTTTATGATCAGAACTATGGATTTGgcataaattattatcaacCGATGATCGATTACATCGATCAAAAGGAACAGAAAATTGTGAAGAATCCACAATTACCGGAATTGCCCTGGTCGGATGGACGATTTctctgggaaaaaaaaagaattttaccGTACAGTACTGAGGAACTCAGGAGATATGCTTTTGGAGCTGAAGAACAAGCGAAGGAACATTTATCGCACTTTAAG ATAGCAAAACGCTCGGACTTTAGCCTGAAGAAGGCAGTGGAAGCGACACACGTAGCGAGAGACATTGAATCCGGAGTAGAGGCAGCTGTTAAAATACGAGAACAGACTATTCCCCTGGACGCATCAATGGCTGATCTCAGTGTTCAAGCAGTTAGAAATTTTCAGAGGATAAAACATGTGCAGGAGGCATTGGATCATGCTAAAAGTCTCAGAGGAAAATCTGCTAAAGCTATTGAATATGAATTGAAAACTGAGAGTATGAAGAATCTGTCCAATACAACGGAAATTTCGGATATCAGAAAGTATCAGAGACAGACCATGCAGGCACTGTGGGATGAGCGGGACCATGTGAGAATGATGGAGGATAGGAGTAGACTGCTACAGGAGGAAGATGCGAGACTTACTCAACCTCTTGACGAGCTTCAGCACGATCTTAAGGCACTTGAGATCAAATCCAGCACCTATTTCATTGATAAGAGGTAG